The bacterium nucleotide sequence GGGATCCTCGCTGACGATCGCACGCTTCAGGACCTCCAGGCTCGCCGCGCTCAGGATGTTGAGCCCGACGCGCGGGCCGACCCCGTCGACCTGGATGAGCAGCTCGAAGAGATCCAGCTCCTCGACCGTCGCGAAGCCGTAGAGGGCGAGCTGGTCCTCCCGGACCTGGGTGTGGATGTGGAGCCCGACCTCGCCGCCTGGCGGGGGCAGCGACTGGCGTGTCCCGGCCGCAACGCTCACCAGGTAGCCGACGCCGCCGACGTCCAGGACGACCAAGTCCGCGCCGACCCGGAGCACCGCTCCCCGGAGGTGCGCGATCACGAGGCGCCGGCCCGGCGCGCGTCCGGCGCGACGCTGGCCCCTGAGAAACGGCGGCTGCGCGCGTGACAGAGCGCGATCGCGATGGCGTCCCGCGCGTGGTCGTCGATCCGTCCCTCCGGCACGTTGACCTGGGCGCTGAGCATGCGCTTGATCTGAGCCTTGTCCGCATTGCCGTAACCGGTGAGGATCACCTTCACCTGGCTCGGCTTGTACTCGAAGACCGGGACGCCGCGCTCCTCGAGCACGGCGAGGATCGCGCCGCGCGCCTGTGCGACCCCGATCGCGCTCGTGGTATTGCGGCCCATGAACAGCTCCTCGAGCGAGGCTGCCGCGGGCGGGTGCTCGTCGAGCAGGCCGCGGAGGTGGCGGGTGATCGTCAGCAGGCGCGCGCCGTCGCGGCCGGGGCGGGTGACCACCGTGCTGCAGGCGAGCACCAGGTTGGGTTCGGATAGCAGCGCGAAGCCGGTGCCGGCGAGCCCGGGGTCGATTCCCAGGATCAAACGCCTGGAGGCGAACCGCGTTCCTGCTCCGCGGGCCCCTGCCTGGGGCTTCTCATCGCCGCGACCGGGAGTCGCCGGGAACCGCTCGCTGGGGGGACGGCCGGAGTCGATCCGGTCTGGTTGCGGCCCTTCACCTGATTTCATTCATACCTGAGCGGAAACCCGTTCCAGGACGTCGACTGAGATGTCGAAGTTGGCGTAAACCTGCTGGACGTCGTCGTCTTCTTCCAGTGACTCCATCAGCCTGAGCACCGCGACGGCCCTGTCCTCACCGACGGGCACCGTCTGCTTGGCCTGCATGGTGATCTCCGCGTTGTCGATCGAGACTCCGAGCGCCTCGATCGCCGCTTTGACCTTTTCGAAGGCCGCGGGCGGCGTGGTGACCTCGATCGACCCGCCGTCGACCTGCACGTCGTCAGCGCCAGCTTCGATGGCGGCCAGGCCGACCTCTTCCGCGTCGTTCTTGCCGGCGCCCGCCGTGATCACTCCCTTGCGCTCGAACATCCAGCCCACCGAGTTCGTCTCTCCGAGGTTGCCGCCGTGCTTGGCGAACCGGTGCCGGATGGAAGCGGACGTGCGGTTGCGGTTGTCCGTGAAGGCGTCGACCATGATGGCCACGCCGGCCGGGCCGTAGCCCTCATAGCGGACCTCCTCCAGCCTCTCGCCCGCGAGCTCCCCCGTCCCCCGCTTGATCGCGTTCTGAATGCGGTCGGCCGGCATGTTGATCTCGCGCGCCTTCTGGATGGCGAGGCGCAACCGGAAGTTGCCGTCAGGGTTGCCGCCCCCCTCCTTGGCCGCGATCGTGACCTCGCGGCTCGCGCGGGTGAACGCCTGGCCTCGCTTGGCGTCGACGATGGCCTTCTTGTGCTTGATGCCGGCCCATTTCGAATGCCCTGACATCGATCAGTTCCCTCCGAACATGCTTTCGATGATTTTATCGCAGCCGAATTCGAACGAAATTTCTCTTTCCGGCCTGGAGCGCATCGCCGTCCCGCAGCCCCGCGCCGGCAGCGGCCTTCTCGCCGTTGATCCGCACGCCTCCCTGATCGATCAGGCGCCGCGCGTCGCCGCGGCTCTTCGCGAAGCCGACCTCGACCAGCGTCGAGACCAGGTCGTCGGGCGCGTTCACGACCCGCTCGTCCATCTCCTCCGGCGCCTCGCGCTTGCGGAACCTGACCTCGAAGTCATCCTCGGCGCGCGCCGCGGCCTCCTCTCCATACAGCCGGCTCACGAGGCGCCGCGCCAGCGCCGCCTTGGCGTCCCGCGGCTTCATCGCCAGCACGTCAGCCTGCTGGCGGGTCGCCCAGCCGGAGACGAGCCGGACGTACTTCTCGGTCAGCCGGTCGGGGATCGACATCGTCTTGCCGTAG carries:
- a CDS encoding YebC/PmpR family DNA-binding transcriptional regulator — protein: MSGHSKWAGIKHKKAIVDAKRGQAFTRASREVTIAAKEGGGNPDGNFRLRLAIQKAREINMPADRIQNAIKRGTGELAGERLEEVRYEGYGPAGVAIMVDAFTDNRNRTSASIRHRFAKHGGNLGETNSVGWMFERKGVITAGAGKNDAEEVGLAAIEAGADDVQVDGGSIEVTTPPAAFEKVKAAIEALGVSIDNAEITMQAKQTVPVGEDRAVAVLRLMESLEEDDDVQQVYANFDISVDVLERVSAQV
- the ruvA gene encoding Holliday junction branch migration protein RuvA, with amino-acid sequence MSRAQPPFLRGQRRAGRAPGRRLVIAHLRGAVLRVGADLVVLDVGGVGYLVSVAAGTRQSLPPPGGEVGLHIHTQVREDQLALYGFATVEELDLFELLIQVDGVGPRVGLNILSAASLEVLKRAIVSEDPTPIRRASGVGPRTAAKVIIELKPRLDAVAEMDAVPRAAAAAGDGAVPKAVESALRNLGFSAQESRAGLESVDWKTAPSTQEALAVALKALGRK
- a CDS encoding crossover junction endodeoxyribonuclease RuvC; this encodes MKSGEGPQPDRIDSGRPPSERFPATPGRGDEKPQAGARGAGTRFASRRLILGIDPGLAGTGFALLSEPNLVLACSTVVTRPGRDGARLLTITRHLRGLLDEHPPAAASLEELFMGRNTTSAIGVAQARGAILAVLEERGVPVFEYKPSQVKVILTGYGNADKAQIKRMLSAQVNVPEGRIDDHARDAIAIALCHARSRRFSGASVAPDARRAGAS